One stretch of Amycolatopsis sp. NBC_00345 DNA includes these proteins:
- a CDS encoding winged helix-turn-helix transcriptional regulator: MASRRDYGQFCGLAAGLNVIGERWTFLIVRELLIGPVRFNELVENLPGVGPNLLAERLRTLNEHGVIEQLPVEGDGRGKQYRLSELGEQLRAPVLELCKWGLGFLGETDRSGVVRAEWGFLAMQAMVIEDRIPDVDETYEFRVGDQVFCVEVRQGKVGFSRGATTAPELVITSDPETFVCIGAQMLTPFEALATGSIKIEGPVEAIHRCSRMLGLT, encoded by the coding sequence ATGGCGAGCCGACGAGACTACGGGCAGTTCTGTGGGCTGGCGGCCGGGTTGAACGTCATCGGTGAGCGGTGGACGTTCCTCATTGTCCGGGAACTGCTCATCGGGCCGGTGCGCTTCAACGAACTCGTCGAAAACCTGCCGGGAGTCGGCCCGAACCTGCTCGCCGAGCGGCTGCGGACGCTGAATGAGCACGGGGTCATCGAACAACTGCCGGTCGAGGGTGACGGCCGGGGAAAGCAGTACCGGCTGTCGGAATTGGGCGAGCAGCTTCGCGCGCCCGTGCTGGAACTGTGCAAATGGGGCCTGGGATTCCTCGGGGAAACGGACCGCTCCGGGGTGGTCCGGGCCGAGTGGGGCTTTCTCGCCATGCAGGCGATGGTGATCGAGGACCGGATCCCCGACGTGGATGAGACGTACGAGTTTCGCGTGGGCGACCAGGTTTTCTGCGTTGAGGTGCGACAGGGCAAGGTGGGCTTCTCGCGGGGCGCCACGACCGCGCCCGAGCTGGTGATCACCAGCGACCCGGAGACATTCGTGTGCATCGGCGCGCAGATGCTCACCCCTTTCGAAGCGCTCGCCACGGGCAGTATCAAGATCGAAGGCCCGGTGGAAGCTATTCACCGGTGTAGCCGGATGCTCGGGCTGACCTGA
- a CDS encoding right-handed parallel beta-helix repeat-containing protein → MRRRVLTTALVVVSCLAALPSGAEAAPGAVTCARVTAPMLNDWIRAANAGTAVAERISTGRQGCAVAVGTAGLEPLTGTFSLTAVGANLTLSGGGSVFDVRNGGVLTIDHLTLTGATSGAVVSNYGGTATVNHSVVRGNKAFFGGGLVNSGGRMTVDDTTITGNESQGQGGGVGNSGVSGYLLVTNSRITGNNGLYGAGLTNAGATTVVVGSEVTDNHSNGAAAGIVNSSGSLTVIGSTIARNLVSNCPGPSLCGGGFTNAGILTIVRSRVLDHNDSGIGNLGGGRLEVTDTVIAGNSAPGPGAGVINGLGGLVTIKDSVLTRNHTDDSGGAVANTGGGVITVEHSRVTGNSATVDGGGLANLANGLVRVTNGTFVGDNAPDNCTGAVDGCVG, encoded by the coding sequence ATGCGACGACGTGTCCTGACCACAGCGCTGGTCGTCGTTTCCTGCCTGGCCGCGTTGCCCTCCGGCGCCGAAGCCGCGCCAGGCGCGGTCACGTGCGCGCGAGTCACCGCTCCCATGCTCAACGACTGGATCCGCGCGGCGAACGCGGGCACGGCCGTGGCCGAGAGGATCAGCACCGGCAGGCAGGGCTGCGCGGTGGCCGTCGGGACGGCCGGCCTGGAGCCGTTGACGGGGACGTTCTCACTCACGGCCGTCGGCGCCAACCTCACCCTGAGCGGCGGGGGCTCGGTGTTCGACGTACGCAACGGCGGCGTGCTGACGATCGACCACCTGACGCTCACCGGGGCCACGTCGGGCGCCGTGGTGAGCAACTACGGCGGCACGGCGACGGTGAACCACAGCGTCGTCCGTGGCAACAAGGCGTTCTTCGGCGGCGGCCTGGTCAACAGCGGCGGCCGGATGACCGTCGACGACACCACCATCACCGGCAACGAGTCGCAGGGCCAGGGCGGCGGCGTCGGCAACAGCGGGGTCAGCGGGTACCTGCTGGTGACCAACTCGCGGATCACCGGCAACAACGGGCTCTACGGCGCCGGCCTGACCAACGCGGGCGCGACCACGGTGGTGGTCGGGAGCGAGGTCACCGACAACCATTCCAACGGTGCCGCCGCCGGGATCGTCAACAGCTCGGGCTCGTTGACGGTCATCGGCAGCACGATCGCCCGCAACCTGGTGTCGAACTGCCCGGGCCCGTCGCTGTGCGGGGGCGGGTTCACCAACGCCGGCATCTTGACCATCGTGCGCAGCCGGGTGCTGGACCACAACGACTCGGGCATCGGCAACCTGGGTGGCGGCCGCCTGGAGGTGACCGACACGGTGATCGCGGGCAACTCCGCGCCCGGGCCCGGCGCCGGGGTCATCAACGGGCTCGGCGGGCTCGTGACCATCAAGGACAGCGTGCTCACCCGCAACCACACCGACGACTCGGGCGGGGCCGTGGCCAACACCGGCGGGGGCGTCATCACGGTGGAGCACAGCCGGGTCACCGGCAACAGCGCCACAGTGGACGGCGGCGGCCTGGCCAACCTCGCCAACGGCCTGGTGCGAGTCACCAACGGCACCTTCGTCGGCGACAACGCACCGGACAACTGCACCGGCGCGGTCGACGGGTGCGTCGGATGA